Genomic segment of Clostridia bacterium:
CTTTCTTTCCGGCCGGCATTTGTCTTTCATCAGTATAAACGAAATTGACGCCCGAAATGTCACATAAGGTTACAAAGGAAATGACTATGAAGTGCGGATTACAAGTTAATGGGCGTTCCCGTCCTTGCAAAGCCAGCGCCGGCACGGCTGCGGCAGCATGGTTATGCCCTCGCTAGGGGCGGCTCCAGCTATCCTCTTAAGGAAAAGGAAAAGCCGGCGCTTTTTTGACACCGGACACAAACAGGTCAAAAAACGCCGGCATTTACATTAATGACACTGGGTTGCCCCACAACAAGTACCCGCTCCCTCTTGATTAATAAGTAGGGGTTTCCTTCTCGCAGCAAACAATAAACACAGTTCGTCTTCCTTGATGAATCTCAGCTAATGCTGCCACTACCTATCTCTCCTTACGCAAGACGACAATATGCTCTTTAGTCATGGTGGGCACCTTTTTCCCTTTTTCGTTGGTAGGGGAATTCTCGCTTGGCATTCTCTTATTGCTAATACTCCTGGGGATAATGGCAACTGTTTTTAGGCCGTATTGGACACCTAATTCGCTAATGATGGCGTCGGTCGGGAGGTTTACCTTTTTTACGGTCCTGTTTCCTACGACCCAAAACTGGTAACTGTTTACCTTCATATGTGCGGTGATATTTGCCAAGCATTTATTCAAATCCACATAGAAAGACAAAACATCGGCGGCTCTCTTTTTATCCACGCCGGCTATTCTATCTAACGCTTCCTTCAGGCTTTCAGAAGGGAGGTCATGATCTTCTCCCCCATTCATCCCGCCTAATAAATATTTATCCAACTTTTCTTTATCTATCTGGCTGGAAACATAATCATATTCTTCCAGGTCCAGCCACTGCAATGATAACCTGGAAAACTGCCCATAGGCCACCGTAGTACGGCTGTCACCATAAGGGGGTGAAGTAATCAACAAATCCATTTGCTCATCCAGCGAAAAATGCCGGGTGTCTGCCGCTACAACTGTCACATTACAACCGCCCCGGTATCTTTCGTAGAGTTCAGCCATACCTTGCCCACATTTTTCCAGGTGCGATCTAAAAGTATCTAAAACGGACGGATTAAACTCTCCTAGTCTTTCCTCAGGTATCCGATAGAGCTTAAATTCATTATTCCTTGTATTGGAGCAATCCCTAACCGTTTGGGAAAAAGCCACAAAAAACAAAGCCTTCAGGTCCTTGTCTTCTATCTCCTTGATGTTCTGTTTAATAACCTGCAAATCTCTAATGACGTAGTCCTTAAACCAGTAATCAATATTTTGGAACTGCGGCTTTTCC
This window contains:
- a CDS encoding DNA methylase gives rise to the protein MAAAAREVLHNCSNDCPTGLPVVDDELITYLKSLPEDYWDFVEYEKKYTHFIHTYPAMMIPPIPEAILKIMKRYQPGIKNLLDPFMGSGTVLLEGVLSNVNVWGVDLNPLACLLAKAKCTPIDPDLLKAASTTLLEKIGADMHNDVALEKPQFQNIDYWFKDYVIRDLQVIKQNIKEIEDKDLKALFFVAFSQTVRDCSNTRNNEFKLYRIPEERLGEFNPSVLDTFRSHLEKCGQGMAELYERYRGGCNVTVVAADTRHFSLDEQMDLLITSPPYGDSRTTVAYGQFSRLSLQWLDLEEYDYVSSQIDKEKLDKYLLGGMNGGEDHDLPSESLKEALDRIAGVDKKRAADVLSFYVDLNKCLANITAHMKVNSYQFWVVGNRTVKKVNLPTDAIISELGVQYGLKTVAIIPRSISNKRMPSENSPTNEKGKKVPTMTKEHIVVLRKER